The nucleotide sequence GTCTGTCGTTCAGCCACTAAGCCAAACAAAGCTATGGCAGTTCCTACTCAATTTATCGCGACTCCTTATGTGATACATGTTTGTCCTAACTACCCACATGGAACCTGTTTCAGTTGTGGTTATCCTAACCACTTCAATTGACTTGGCTGGCAAATGACGACTCAACGAATGGGCACAAGATTAAAACTGGCAATATCAAGGCTTGTGCTAATGTCTGCATAAACACTTAAACTTTTGAGTTTTCTGTTTACTTTCCAACGATCTTGAAACACTTTGGTTGTTCTATAAATAAATTTGGCCGTTTCCATTTTATTTACAAGTCAATGTGGTTACATGTATGAATGGCATACCCCTACCAAGGAACTGTGCTCCTTGCAAGACAAACTACACTCGTAATTCTTCCTTTTTTGAGATCGCTCGCGATCtccacgaaaatcctaagtactcgtttcttctaagaaacaaagtacaaggtacaagttacaactctggacgaatacccaaaaTACCGCTTTAAATCCTTGATTGGATACCTAAGGGTACtttcgtaagtccttaattggtcTTACGCAATATATCTATGTGCGTATCATTTCTTCCTGGTTTCACGACATTTTACATAGAatatgatttcaaaaacatttcaTATAGGtttaaaaacatttaaacatggtaTATTTTCCCAATATACCAAGTGCATAATTTCAAAAACATCATCCATGTTTTCAAACACCTCAAACATGATTTTAAAGGCATTttacatggttttaaaaaacattttataaacatATTTACCAAGTACATGATTTCAACAACATTACATAAGGTTTTAAAAACATTAAACATATTTTCAAAGATCCCACGCATAGTTTTCAAAGACATTCTGCtcgtatgttgacttagcatacgTAGTACACGATTTTCAAAGACATTCTGCTCGTACGTTgacttagcatacctagtactAGGTTTTGAAACAATTTCTCACTACACGAATTCCAAAATCCTTATaggatcttcctatcttcatagttagatccTTGAGGATGTTTAAAGCGCAAAATcaaagtccttaattggattctttgtgtGCTTTAATACGTATGTTACGATTTAATGAGGACAAAACCAAATCCTTaaaagatcttcctatcttcatagttagattcttgaggatgtttaaagtactaattgaagtccattgattgaattcctggtgtactttaaatGCAAGTGTACAAATCGATAACAAATTGATAACAAGTTGATGACCAAGTtgacaattatgtgattatatgattatgtgtttatgtgttatgtgtgatcCGAATGCTCGCTATCCAAATCCTTTTAGagtcttccatatcttcatatgatgGATTCTTAGAAGGATATCCAAAAGTACTATCTTAAATCATTAATGGGCTTCTATgcaatagttaagacccttggattgtaaagtactattccaaagttaAAGACATCATTCGTTGATGTAGTTAAAGCGACCCTTTGGTGGTCaagttaaagagatcatgtgttgatctagttaaagatatcatgtggtgatatagttaaagagaccctttggtggtctagttaaagagatcatgcgttgatctagttaaagatatcattcattgatatagttaaagagaccctttggtggtctagttaaagagatcatgtgtGGATCTAGTTAAAGATttcatgtgttgatatagttaaagagaccctctggtggtctagttaaagaggtCGTTCgtcgatctagttaaagagatcatgtgttgatatagttaaagagatcattcgtttaTCTAGTTAAAAAATTCCTTTGGTGATCTAGTTGAAGAGACTCTttagtggtctatttaaagagatcattcgttgatctagttaaagagactctatggtagtctagtcaagTCATCACAGGATTATTCCTTTgattttcccctacacattataaaatgaaTTGTGcggattgtgcaagaaactacgtaattatggatgcatacataattatggaattcagtgcacagaaaccatagcaagttttgtcatgtgtaaGAACTAAGAacctatagtgataagaataacgaaacgggaacaatgtaaTAAGggtatggtggatacgccgatggtacttcctatatataagtgttccttattacattgcaaGCGTGACATTATTTAAgctactagaagttcaggaccttgaccaatgttgtTTTATCTCTATGACTCcaatttcgagcacacacaagtttcctataatagtcttcataggaaacattaTCTCCGTTGTTCAAAACTCCAAATTCTTGTCGAATTCACACACTCTCCATATTTTACTACAACAAGGATATCATTTTGACAATTACATATCACTCTTGAGGTTCGGTACAATCATACGCAAACCTATTGGAATGGAGTTTAAATGTTCGAATCTAAACTCTTCCATACAAACAATAGGCGAGTATGATTAAAAACGTTCGCTGGAAATCCAGACGTGACCTAGAGTTTTACTTAGGTAACGGAGGATTTATTTGAAAATGAATTATCCACatctgtcttcacaagtttcctctaaattaAATTTCGGGGCAAAACTTCCTAAAGTATgtgagactgtgacatttgtgccatTACGATCATCATACAATTACGAATCCACTGAAACTTGTGTTTCATTCTTGGGATTTGTACAATTACATGTGACAAGTACACATATCAAATTTTGTATGATTCCGAACTCTCGGGAAGTTTTTCTGGAAGTTATACGCAAAGTgttacgtaaacgtaatcagtttaacgtgacATACACTCCGTAATagtgacataagcttaacatagtttaaataacctttacataacttagaaataagttttgaagggtttgttTGGCAAAAACAAGTGTATTCGATCACAAGGACTATTTGCAAccaactgcaaaagtctgccaaATTGTATTGCAACGAACACCCCGGAacaagatcataagctaaacataccctaaatacccttaacatatcttagaaataagctttgaggggttcggtgtgagaaaacatgtttatttgatcaaCATGGACAAAAAGCGTTAAAAACTGCGGAAGTTTGCATAAACATGCATATCTCAcgttctgaccatatccggacatccaaaaatttttgtaatcactaaaatattttattttagtgataggaatgcaaaaataccattcgttgcgcaatttggatcatttcgcatccgttcgagtttcgtcgtaattaacagaacaacgcgaccgtacgaccaaacgaaccaacatccatGATATTCCCAAGCATATTTTGTGACAACCCGCACTTTAGAACCTTTTCGTGGTGTTGTAATGTAACTTGTATGAACATACGTGATTAATTGATCTGTTTAATTTCAAAGAATGTAATGGTTTGGTATGGTATGTGTTACGTAGTTGTACTGTGAATAAGTTTAGTTGGTCGCACAACATCGTTGGGTCGCACACCCTACTTTTGATCGCACACCTTCGTATGTTGCACTATTGTTCTCGGCCCAAGAACCCAGCCCGCCCGTGTAGTGGCCTACGGTCCAAGAAAGTGAGCCCGACTCACCCTATGCGCATACACATCCACCATGGGTGATGTGTTTCTCATATTttacaaaacacaaacacacacaaaccctaaagctCTCCCTCTTCCTTTCCTCCTCGTGCGACGGCAGCAAGCACACCCTCTCGAAAATTTTGGTCAAACTCCGCCACTGGTAGTGTTTTGGTTTAATTGGTTCACTCGATTTATCTTTTTTTTAAGATTGTGTTATAAGTAGCATGTATAAGTGACCGAAATATAGGTGTACATgttattaaactaagaaatattcggttgagcgccccgcaacgcgggcgacACATAATTACATACATTCACTATTAGTAGACATGTGCACATCATGATTTAATAAAATTTGCATGTTAAAACTCAGTCCAACTTCACATACACATAGCCATTTTGTCATATTTTAGAAATAACTTTATATGGAAATGCAACgtcaccaatttttttttacatgttACAATCTATACACACGAGCTAGTCAACAACAAAAAAGGAGAAACAATGCTTAAAATAATTAAGCAAGTTATTTCACTTTTtataacttatcttttattttattaCCTTCTAAAactaggggctgtttgtttagttTTTAATAAGGCTTTTAATGATTTAGACATTTTATTGGTTCAAAACTTAATGTTAGTGTGTTTGTTTCGTAAGCAGATATCTGAATGATTTAGACATTTACATCTGAATGATTAAGCATTATaccgagtctgaatggttaagacctcttatctgaattgggcagacatttgcctctgaatggttaagcattatactagctCTTAATGTTTCAGATCTCTTACTAGTTAAGCACTTAATAATTCAGACATCTTATTGGTTTAACACTTAGACGTTGTTTGTTTACCTcataatgaggctcttaatgattcagacctcttactggttcagcacttaatgattcagactgtttgtttcacgagcagatgtctgaatggttcagacatttgcctttgaatgattaagatttatacaaagtttaaatggttaagatctctaatctgaattggtcagacgtttgcctctgaacggttaaacattatataTACTTTTAATAGTTTAGACCTCTTATTAATTCAACACTTTAACATTCAAGATATTACCAAATAGCATCTTACTTATTCAGAATTACCAAATAGCCCTAGAAAAAACAAGTGGTTACTTGCTCTTCCAAAACAACTTGTAAAAGTTTTGTGTGAATAAGTGAATGGGCTTACCGGTAAGTGGGCTAATATTTCATGCTATAAATACATCTCGTGGGCTTCAACACACAATCTCCATCTGAAACATTTTTGCCGAAACCCTAATCTGTGCCAGCGGCTGCTCATCATCTCCGGCGATTAAGGTATCACACCGCTATAATAACACTAATTCACTTTATCAACATAACATATTCGTTAATTTATCGATTCATGATTCCTGTTTTTCTTTCGCTAGCGGTTAACACGCTCGATCGATAAATTGTATCGTATTACACCATATTTTGTGTTTAAATTGATCAATTTACAATTCAGTTGTTGTAGATCTATGTTTTACATTAATATGTATGTGTAATTTGATGATTGGATGTCTGTGATATGCTATCGGgcatgaaattagggtttgacGCAATAAGTTTTTGTTAAATTGCAAATTCGTGCTGTGTTTGTTGTTTAAATATGTGTTGATTTGATTTGTTATTTAGAGAGCGAAAGTTGTTAATTTTTTCCTGTTTTTGTGATTATGCTTGTTGATTTGATTCTCAGTTAGATATAGTAAgcatttgtgtgtgtgtgtgtatgactGATTTGTTTCTTATATTCTCTAAAAAACTGAAGTCATCTGGTAATGTTCAATGCTCTGTTCGTGATATATCCTTTTAAAAATTCTGTATACTGCTGGTTAAGAAGTGTTAATGTCAGATAACTTTGGTTTGGTACTCGTATTATTGTGTATATAGAAAGTGCCTGTATACAGTTGGTGCTTCTGCTGCTTTATTTGTGTATAATTCTGTGCTATACCTGACCAAATACATACATTTATAACTAAGTGTTTCTTGTTTGTTATCTATTATTATAGGTGTAAGCAGACCTCTGTGATTGACAATGGCGACTTTTGCCAAACCGGAAAATGCTTTAAAGCGAGCTGAAGGTGAGTGGCATTGTGTTGTGTCAGCTTTTTGTAGCGTTGTAGTCACTATAACTGCTGATACAGTGATACAGAAACTGCAGTGCTAATTTTATATGTTGGTGTACATGTAGCCACCATCAGtgctttttttagttttatttgtcTATTAGTTTAAGTGGATTAGATTACTTCATTAATCATTCTCACTCGGGGCTCTTGTTGTCTACATATTTGAGCTGTTATTTCTTTTTTAGTGATGGCTTCTGACCCTATGGTTGGAAACTAGGTGTAAAATAAGCAGCTCAAACATTATACAGTGATTATCTTTTTCGACACATGTTCGTACTCCATTTATTCTTAATTTGTGAGGGTTTCCATTTTTCCTCTCACAGTTATATTCTTGGAACAATGAAACTAGTCACATAGCAAAGTAGCGTGAAATTATTTGCGTAAAGTCACAGTTTCATAACCAATCTTTTCCAACTAATGTTTTTGCATTGAATCTCAGTTTATAGTGGTTGTTTTGTATGACTAATTAAATTTTGTTACTCTTGGTACAGAATTGATAAACGTTGGCCAGAAACAAGATGCACTTCAAGCCCTTCATGATCTTATTACATCAAAGAGGTACAGGGCATGGCAGAAAACTCACGAAAAGATTATGTTTAAGTACATTGAGCTCTGTGTTGAGATGAGGAGGGGTAGATTTGCTAAAGATGGTCTCATCCAGTACCGTATTATATGCCAGCAAGTTAATGTTAACTCGTTAGAGGAAGTCATAAAGTACTTCATGGATCTTTCGACCAAGAAGGCTGAGCTGGCTCGTAGCCAGGCCCAAGCTTTAGAAGAAGCTTTGGACGTGGATGATCTTGAAGCGGATAAAAGACCAGAAGATCTGATGTTGAGCTATGTTAGTGGTGAGAAGGGAAAGGATCGTTCGGATAGGGAGCTTGTCACCCCGTGGTTTAAATTTCTGTGGGAGACTTACAgaactgttcttgaaattttgagaAACAACTCCAAGTTGATGGCTTTGTATGCAGTAAGTTTTTGCTAAGATGCCCTTAGAAACCACCTTTTTTAATTCCACCTTAATCGTTAGTACTTGCAAGTTGCAACTTTTATGAATGTTGACTAATTTATTTCAGAAACTCTTTAATCTTTTTCTCAATCTAAACTATATAGAAAAAATATGACATAACCCTTGGTTGAAGAACTTGGTGCCCGTCATAATTTAAAATAACAAGCTTACTATTAGTTTCGCTTCCCCATAAAGTATTAGGAGTTTGTAGTTTATTTTTGTTCTTATCATTGTAATATATGTTCTTCAATCCCTCATATACTCGATTCACTTAATTTCTTTTTCCTGAATTTCTTAATTTTATAACTTTGCTAACAAAGATCACTGAATGAATagtttgtcctatatatatagtgGTAGGTTTTGGGGTGACTTATTTAGTTGGTTAATATTAGCTAGAAGTTGACTAAACTGAGTTTTACTGATTTATGACTCTTCTTTAAAGGAAGTATATATAATGCTTGATTACTTGTATGCAGGACACCGCGCATCGTGCTTTCCAGTTCTGCAAACAATACAAAAGGACAACCGAGTTTCGCAGGCTTTGTGAGATAATAAGGAATCATCTTGCAAATCTTAACAAGTACAGAGACCAGAGAGACAGACCTGACCTAACTGCTCCAGAAAGCCTACACTTTTATCTCGATACACGATTTGAGCAACTGAAAGTTGCAACTGAGCTTGAACTCTGGCAGGTTTGTCATGCTCTTTATACATTTTTCTGTATAAAGTACACCATACGACATGTGTATTTTTTGCTTAACTGTTGGTTTTTGTATTTTATGATAATAATTGTTTCAGGAAGCTTTTCGTTCGGTCGAAGATATCTATGGGTTGACAAGCATGGTTAAGAAAATGCCGAAATCATCCTTGATGGCTGTATATTATGCGAAGTTAACTGAGATTTTCTGGATTTCGTCTAGCCATCTGTATCATGCTTATGCATGGTTTAAACTTTTCCTACTTCAAAAGAGCTTCAATAAGAACCTGAATCAGAAAGACTTGCAGTTAATTGCGTCATCAGTCTTGTTAGCTGCCCTTTCTGCTCCACCTTATGATCATCTTAAAACTGCATCTCATTTAGAATTGGAACATGAGAAAGAAAGGAATCTAAGGATGTACAACCTTATCGGGTTTAACATTGATACAAAGCTTGAAACAAGAGAAGTGGTATTTCATATTTGTcaaccatgattttttttactgtGGATAATAACCATTTacttattataattatattatcttTTTTTTTCTGCAGCTCTCCCGATCATCTCTTCTTGCTGATCTTGTAAGATTGCCGTCTTTCTGTCTCTTTTTTCATATACTTTTTAATAGGGGCGCTAAACGGGTTGTCTTTAACCTGACCTGAACCCCAAAAATTTAGAGACGTTAACTCGAAAATTGTGTCAAGCATAGGAACCCAAGCACGGCCAGAATTTTCCCGGGTGACCCGAATTCAACCTGTTCAacccaattttttatttttaattttttttgctaattaatatattaaaattaaatttattacaaaaaaaatacaaatgtatataataacaattacattaaattataaaatcttatgtgaatttctctttttaagttataattatggcataaaatacatactcaatttcatttatgacataaaacatgttgtaaaaatatattgttataatataaatgggttaaacgggacAACCCTAACCTGactgggttgacccgaacccgacctgtttagctaaacgggtctgcaggttcaacctgaaactgatcAGACACTAAACCCAAACCCACAAATTTCGTGTTAGCCTGTTAGGTTCGTGTTGTGTTTTCGGgttgtgtcagaaattcacacccctacttTTTATCTATGTGAATATTAGACACCTCTGCAAGCTCGTGTTCATGTTGCATGCTTTACTAATTACTACTTGAAAGCTTTTGAATGCTAGCATGTCTTATacttgtttcttttatttattgaCATCATTTTTTTTCAGGTCTCCAAAGGGGTAATGACATATGTAACTCAGGAAGTGAAGGATCTTTATCATATTCTAGAAAACGAGTTTCTTCCTTTGGATTTGGCATCGAAAGTACAGCCTTTGTTGGCAAAGATATCCAAACTTGGGGGCAAGTTATCTTCAGCTTCTTCTGTACCAGAAGTACAGCTATCTCACTATGTTCCCGCTCTGGAAAAAGTAGCTACTTTAAGGCTGCTTCAACAGGTAAGTAATCGGTTTTATTGCAGGTTGGTTTAGTTGTTACGTACGTTACATTTTGATTTTTTTCTGTTTCAGGTCTCTCAAGTGTACCAGACGATGAAAGTTGAAACTTTATCGAAAATGGTTCCGTTCTTTGACTTCCCTGCTGTGGAGAGGATATCTGTCGATGCTGTCAAACATAGTTTCATTGCTATGAAGATCGATCATATGAAGGGTGCAATTATATTTGGTGACTTGGTTCGTTTTTTACGTATATCGATATTAGTTCGTTTTATATATTTGTTATTGATTATTAGCTTGTTTGACTAACAAAAACATTGGTTTTTCGTTTGTTTATTTTTTCCTAGGGTTTTGAATCTGACATTTTGCAAGACCATTTAAGTGTTTTAGCAGTCAATTTGAATACATCCAGGTCAATGATATATCCTTCGCAGCCGAAAGCATCGAAACTGAGTGCTATGTTGCCAAGTTTGGCAGATATTGTTGATAAAGAGCACAAAAAACTTCTGGCACGGAAATCCATCATTGAGAAACGCAAGGAGGAACAAGAACGTCACCTGCTTGAGATGGTACACATTCATATCACACATTTTGATACTATAGTTTTACATTTGGAATTTTTCGTtccaaaaaaaaagttataaatttgtttttgttttttaggAACGAGAAGAGGAGACGAAAAGATTGAAACTGCAGAAGAAAACCGAAGAGACAGAACAGAAAAGGCTTGCCACTGAATTTGAAGAAAGGAAGCGCCAGAGAATTCTTAGGGAAATGGAGGAGCGTACCCGTCAAGAAGCACTAGAATTTATAAATGATGTCGTTGGAAAGCGCACCAAAAAGAAAGGAAAGAAGCCTCCTATCCTCGAAGGGGTGAGTTTATAATTTCTTATCTATTTTAGTTTTTAAATAAAGTTCAATGGCTTATGTCAAGTTTGTTTTTTACAGGAGAACGTGACAAAGCAGACTTTAATGGAGTTAGCATTGCAAGAGCAAGTTAGAGAGAGGCAGGAAATGGAAAAGAAAATGCAAAAACTAATTAAAACTATGGATCATTTCGAAAGAGCAAAAAGGGAAGAGGCGGCACCTTTGATCGAAGCTGCGTTCCAAAATCGCTTAGCCGAGGAGAAAGATCTTCATGAATATGAACAACAGGTATTCATTTTATCTACATACCCTTTGAtctatattgcaagacaatttacTTAATTGTGACTATGTTGTCATAATTTTCCTGCAGCGTGAGGTTGAACGGAGCCGATTACGCCATGATGAAGATGTGAAGGAGAAGAATAGACTTGCCCGGGTCATGGAACACAAGGTCTGTtcattgtttattttttatttaaatgttgtTATAGGTAAATAAAGAAGTAAATAAACTCGTGTGTGTAGAGGGAGTTTGAAGAAAGAGTCGTGAGGCGGCGAGAGGCCGAGTACGCGAGATTGAGAGCTGAGAGGGAAGAACGACTTAGCCAAGTTCTCAAGGCACGGAAAGAAGAGAGAGACATGAAAAGGAAAATGTTATACTATCTCAGGACTGAGGAGGAAAGGCTCACGAGGTTGCGTGAGGAGGAAGAAGCTCAAAAACGTCTAGGTAAAGCAGTTTTTTGTTTTATTGTTATATTTAGTAGCGCTTTAATACCATAAAAACCAGCATACTTTCTTATTAAGACATGGATGATtattattttagagtaaattgcaaTTTTCGTCCTTGAAGTTTGGCCACTTTTGTGCCTTTCAATCAAATCGCATCTGGGTCCTtatcgtttcaaaatcttgccTTTTTCATCCTTATGGTTTGGAATATAATTCGACTTTCGTCCCTCAAAATTTGGCCCTCAGTGataaaaatggcaagatttcaaatttTTTGGatgaaaaacaaacctttggaagAAAGTTGCAAAAGCGGCCAAACTTCTGGGACGAAAATGACACTTTGCCTTTATTTTAA is from Helianthus annuus cultivar XRQ/B chromosome 9, HanXRQr2.0-SUNRISE, whole genome shotgun sequence and encodes:
- the LOC110877780 gene encoding eukaryotic translation initiation factor 3 subunit A; this translates as MATFAKPENALKRAEELINVGQKQDALQALHDLITSKRYRAWQKTHEKIMFKYIELCVEMRRGRFAKDGLIQYRIICQQVNVNSLEEVIKYFMDLSTKKAELARSQAQALEEALDVDDLEADKRPEDLMLSYVSGEKGKDRSDRELVTPWFKFLWETYRTVLEILRNNSKLMALYADTAHRAFQFCKQYKRTTEFRRLCEIIRNHLANLNKYRDQRDRPDLTAPESLHFYLDTRFEQLKVATELELWQEAFRSVEDIYGLTSMVKKMPKSSLMAVYYAKLTEIFWISSSHLYHAYAWFKLFLLQKSFNKNLNQKDLQLIASSVLLAALSAPPYDHLKTASHLELEHEKERNLRMYNLIGFNIDTKLETREVLSRSSLLADLVSKGVMTYVTQEVKDLYHILENEFLPLDLASKVQPLLAKISKLGGKLSSASSVPEVQLSHYVPALEKVATLRLLQQVSQVYQTMKVETLSKMVPFFDFPAVERISVDAVKHSFIAMKIDHMKGAIIFGDLGFESDILQDHLSVLAVNLNTSRSMIYPSQPKASKLSAMLPSLADIVDKEHKKLLARKSIIEKRKEEQERHLLEMEREEETKRLKLQKKTEETEQKRLATEFEERKRQRILREMEERTRQEALEFINDVVGKRTKKKGKKPPILEGENVTKQTLMELALQEQVRERQEMEKKMQKLIKTMDHFERAKREEAAPLIEAAFQNRLAEEKDLHEYEQQREVERSRLRHDEDVKEKNRLARVMEHKREFEERVVRRREAEYARLRAEREERLSQVLKARKEERDMKRKMLYYLRTEEERLTRLREEEEAQKRLEAERRKKEEAERRAKLDEIAERQRKREQELEERERLRKEAILRGTPIDAPTKPLSSDLPGSGAAAPAAAAPAAAAAPSESTTGGGKYVPKHRRGGVAAAAAPPAQPDRWGSAKPDDRAAPAPSDRWGSGKQDDRPAPAGDKWRPSFGGGGARPSKFSR